A window of Aequoribacter fuscus genomic DNA:
AACAATCCATTGTCAACGAAAACACAGGTCAACTGGTCCCCGATTGCCTTGTGTAACAGCGCCGCAACGACCGACGAGTCAACACCGCCCGACAGACCCAGCAGAACCTTATCGCCACCGACCTGAGTTTTCACGCGCGCTATCGCATCTTCGACGATATTAGCGGGCGTCCATAGCGCTTCACAGCCACAAATCTCGAGCAAGAAGTGTTCGAACAAACGCTGACCCTGAAGGGTATGCGTCACTTCGGGGTGAAACTGAATACCGAAGAAAGGTTTAGACCGATGAGCCATAGCCGCTATCGGACAAGATTCTGTTTTCGCAATCACCTCAAAGTCGGCGGGCACCTGAACCACTTTATCACCATGGCTCATCCAAACGTCTAGTAAGGACGCGCCACTAATGCCCACGTGATCACGAATGTCATGCAGCAAAGCTGATTCCGCAATCACTTCAATTTGCGCGTAACCAAACTCACTGGTATCCGACGCCTGAACTTTACCGCCAAACTGCTCTGCCATGGTTTGCATGCCGTAGCAGATTCCCAATACAGGCACGCCCAAATCAAAGACACACTCGGGAGCTCGCGGCGAGTTGTCAGCGCCGACACTCTCGGGGCCGCCGCTCAAGATCACACCAGCAGGCGCGTAGTCGCGAATAGCCTGCTCAGACATGTCGTACGGCTTGATCTCGCTGTAAACCCCGGCTTCGCGAACACGGCGCGCAATCAGCTGGGTGTACTGAGAACCAAAATCGAGAATTAATATTCGGTGAGCATGAATGTCAGCAGTGATCATTGGGGCAGTAATCTCAATGTAAGCGCGGCGATGCCGCGCTTTAATTAACGAACGGGGTAATTAGGTGCTTCTTTGGTAATGGCGACGTCGTGCACATGGCTTTCCAACATACCCGCGGCGGTGACCTTCGCGAATTTCGGCTTAGTGCGCATATCCTCGATTGTGCGGCTTCCGGTGTAACCCATCGCCGATCTTACGCCACCCATGAGTTGGTGGATGATGCCGGACAATGGCCCCTTGTAGGGAACGCGACCTTCGATACCCTCTGGCACCAGTTTCTCGGCGCCTTTACTGGCGTCTTGGAAGTAGCGATCAGACGAGCCTTGAGTCCGCGACATAGCTCCTAGCGAGCCCATGCCTCGATAGGATTTGTAGGTACGCCCCTGATACAGCTCCACTTCACCCGGCGCTTCTTCCGTGCCTGCAAACATACTACCCATCATTACGGCGTCTGCACCGGCAACAATGGCTTTGGCGATGTCACCGCTGAAGCGAATACCACCGTCAGCGATAACGGGGATGTCGTATTCTTTTAGTGCTGACACCACATTATCGATGGCCGTAATTTGGGGCACACCCACACCCGTTACGATTCGCGTCGTACAAATTGAGCCAGGGCCAATACCCACTTTTACCGCGTCGGCGCCTGCTTCGGCCAAAGCAATAGCCGCCTCACCAGTGGCAATATTACCGCCAATAACTTGCACATGCGGGTATTCCGCTTTGATTTTTTTAACCCGGTTTAATACGTTGCGAGAGTGGCCATGTGCCGTGTCTACCACGAGGACATCGACGCCCGCCTCCACCAAAGCCGCAACGCGGTCATCCGTATCAGGGCTTGTGCCCACCGAGGCGCCCACTCTCAGTTGGCCGTGCCCATCTTTACAAGCCAAGGGGTAATTCTCGGCTTTATCGAAATCTTTTACCGTGATCATACCGCACAGCTCAAAATCATCGTTCACCACCAAAATCTTTTCGATGCGGTGCTGATGCAACAACTGCTGCACAAGTTCAGAGGACGCGCCTTCTTTGACCGTGACCAACTGCTCTTTCGGGGTCATAATTTGACTCACGCTTTTCGAAAAATCGGTTTCAAAACGTAAATCGCGACGAGTGACGATACCGACTAAATCTTTACCATCTAGTACCGGCACACCCGAGATACCATTGGCTTTTGTCAGGTCGGTAAGCTCTTCTAGAGTCGCCGATTTCTGGATGGTGATGGGCGACTTCACCACACCACTCTCGTATTTCTTAACCTTGCGGACCTGCGCGGCCTGCTCTTCAATGGTCATCGATTTATGAATAACGCCAATACCACCCTCTTGCGCTATCGCAATCGCTAGCTGCGCTTCTGTCACTGTGTCCATGGCGGCAGAAACTAGGGGGACATTCAGTTCGATACCGCGAGTTAATCGTGTTTTTAGGCTAACGTCAGAAGCAACTACTTCTGAGTAGCCAGGAAGAAGCAGCACATCGTCAAAGGTCAGTGCTTCTTGCTCTATTCGCAGCATAGCTTTACTCCTGCTGGCGGAAATTCGGTAAACCTGCAATTATACGCGTTTGTACACATAAACGGAAACGAAAAGCATCATGGTCGGCAACTTTCAGCCACATAACGCAGACACGCAAGAATACACCGTGAGCGCACTGAACGGCGCTGCCCGACGATTACTGGAAGGCCACTTCCAAATCCTCTGGGTTGTCGGCGAAATCTCGAACTTTACCAGGGCAAGTTCGGGCCACTGGTACTTCAGCCTCAAAGATGACAACGCTCAAGTACGTTGTGCGATGTTCAAAAATCGCAATCAATTTTTAAAGTTTATCCCCAAACATGGCGACAAGGTCCGCCTTCGTGCCAAGGTGTCTTTGTACGAGGGACGCGGCGAATTTCAGCTGATTGGCGAGTACATCGAACCGGCTGGCACCGGCGACCTGCAATTGGCGTTTATACAACTCAAAGCCCAACTTGAGGCCGAGGGCCTATTTGCGCCTGAGCGAAAAAAATCGATTCCGAGCCAGGTAAAGCGCATCGGCGTAATCACCTCAGCAAAAGGCGCGGCATTACACGACATTTTAAGTGTACTCCACGGCCGTTGGGCTGGGCTTGAAGTCATTATCGCAGATACGCCTGTGCAAGGCGCCGAGGCGCCCGCAGGACTCACGTATGCCTTGCACAAGCTCGCACGGTTCCACGAAACGGCACCCATTGATATTGTCATTATTGGTCGCGGTGGAGGCTCGCTCGAAGACCTATGGGCTTTTAATAATGAACAGTTGGCTCGCACGATCGCTGCGTATAAAATCCCCACCATCAGTGCCGTCGGGCACGAGACAGATTTTACAATCTGTGATTGGGTCGCCGATGCTCGCGCTCCAACCCCTTCCGCCGCGGCCGCCATGGCGTCACCCGACCACAGTAAGGCCCCGTCAAGGATTCACGAAGCCCTGGTCAGACTGTCAAAAGGGTATACGGCCATTCTTAAAACCAAAGGCACTGAGCTTCGAAATAGTCGAGCCAGACTCCGACACCCTGGCGAACTGATCGAACAAAGAGTTTTGCGTATCGACGAGCTTGAACTCAGACTCAAAGCACAACAATCTCGTTTAACGCAGCAAAAAACGGCGCAATATCAACAATTATTTAAGCGCCTGAGCTGGCACAGCCCCGCTCGCAACTTACGGGCTTTGAATGAGCAAGTACTCAAATTACAAACACGCTTAATAAGTGGGCAGCAACGTCTCCTGAGCGCACACACTGGCCGACATAAGCAGACTGAGTATGTGCTGCACAGCTTGAGCCCAATGCGCACCGTCGATAGAGGCTACGCGATATTGAGAAATGCCGACGGGCATGTGGTCACTGGCGTTTCAGGTTTTGCAGAGAAGACCAAGGGTTCGGCCACCCTAAAGGATGGCCAAATAAATTTTGAAGTCAGCGCGATAAACCCGCTTAATACTTAGCTGGCAAGCGCGTATTGATGATGATGTGGCGCCCTTCAAAGCGGATATATTCGCCAATCGTCAAATCTTTTAGAATTCTTGCTACCATCTCGCGCGAGGCACCCACACGGTCGGCGATGTCTTGCTGGGTTAGCTTGTCGGGAATAAACAAGGTGCCATCACCGCGCTCCTCGGACAAATCCATCAGCACGTTAGCAACGCGACCATAGACGTCTTGAAGTGCGAGGCTTTTTACGTCGGCCGTCAGTTTACGAACACGTTGTGCTAGGTTGCGGATCAGACTTTTCGCAATGTTGGGGTGGGCCGCCAGCACCGCATTAAAGTCGTCTTTATAGATCACCACGAAGTCGCTTTTTTCTACCGTGCGAACAGATGCAGACCGCAGCGAATCATCCACTAGAGCCAGTTCACCGAAGTAATCCCCGGGACCTTGAGTGTTCATTATGAACTCTTTGCCGTTCTTGTCGCTGCAGTAAACTTTGACCTTGCCCGAAACAATCACGAACAACGAGTCTGCAGGCTCGTTTTCGTGAATGACAACGGTATTCTTGGGAAAAGATCGCTCGGATGACGTCTTGCTCAGGGCGGCCAATTCTTCTGCGCTGAGCCCTTGAAACAGTTCCACTTTTTCTAGCATTAATGCCTCGTCTGTTCTGTAGGGTTTCCCCTCATTGAGAGCAGTTTAACGCAATCCGACCGATTCGCACACCCGCTTAGCTGTTTGTTCGTGTTTTCTTGCCACCGTAGACAATCACGCTGTTGAAAATCACGCGTTTTCATGCAGAAGATAAGCGGGTTATACTGCGGCAAAGAATGTAAAAACAGGCACCCATGAGTTCAGCCAGCACTGCGACAGCTCTATCGACCCAGCGGATTGTAGAACTCAGCGAGCTACTCCAAGATAGCCTCGTGTCGCTCGACAGCGCCGATCTGGTCGAAGAGAGCACACTGCTGGCAAAGTCGCTATCGGCCTTAGCGACCAATACTACGCAAACACTAAGCCGCCACGACCTACTCAATCACTACACTAGCGCTTGCGGCTATGCGGAAATCTTGCTCGAAGAGCTGGGTAACACAACTCAAGAGGCACTGCAGCATGGCCTGACAGAGCTGGTGGCTGCCATCCGCGAGCTCAGTGCAACCCCCGAAGCGGTGGCGAAAGCGAGCCCTTCCTACAAATCTGACCCCCGCAATACAAATGTCGGCAGTATTCTCGTAGTCGACGATCAAAACGATAATCGTGCGGTACTAAACCGCTTACTGAGCCGCGTTGGTCACACTGTGTACACGGCTGACAGCGGCGAAGCCGCTCTCGAACAACTTAGCACCCAAGCGATCGACGTCGTGCTGCTCGATTTATCCATGCCTGGTATGGGTGGCAAGACGGCCCTGACCAAAATCAAGGCCGACCCAAAACTTCGCTCGATCCCTGTCATAGTCATCTCAGGCCATCAAGAATTGGACTCGGTTGTCGAGTGTATTACCGCAGGCGCCGACGATTACCTGTTCAAACCCTTTAATTCCGTGCTACTGCATGCGCGAATTGCGGCGGGCCTTGAACGCAAGCAGTGGCATGATCGGGAGGTGAACTACTTACATCAGCTCGAGCAGCGCGAAAAATTCATCCGCGCCACCTTCGGACGGTACCTGACCGACGAAATAGTGGCGGACATCTTAGAAAAACCCGAGGGTCTGCGTCTGGGTGGCGATCTAAAAGAAGTCACCATCTTAATGGCCGATATCCGAGGCTTCACCCAGCTATGCTCGCAAATGCCACCCGAGCAGGTTGTATCGTTGCTCAATGGCTACCTCGGCACCATGACTGAGATTATCATGCGCCACAGTGGTACGATCGATGAGTTTTTAGGGGACGCCATTCTCGCGGTATTTGGCGCACCAAAAGACGACCCAAATCACGCTCAAAGTGCGGTGGCTTGTAGCATTGAAATGCAACAGGCGGTCGCCGCGGTGAATCGACAACACCAGACCTCGGATCTGCCGCAAATCAGCACGGGCATCGCCATTAATACAGGCACCGTGGTGGCGGGCAATATTGGTTCGGACCGACGCGCAAAATACGGCTTTGTCGGCACACCAATGAACGTCACCTCGCGCATTGAGGACCTGTGCGAGGCCAACGAAATTTTGATCTCCGAAACCACGATGCAAGCGCTACCTAACACCGACCAACTGCATGATAGAGGGACACATTCATTAAAGGGTCTAGGTGCGCCAGTGCGCGTTTTTGGCGTCAAATGGCAGCAGTAAAATGAGCACGAAGTTACTTTTAGTCGAAGACAACGAACTGAATCGCGACATGTTAACGCGACGACTCTTGCGCAAAGGTTTCGAGGTCGTGACCGCAGAAGATGGTCTAGAAGCCCTCGAGCAAATGCGACAACACCAGCCCGACGTGGTCTTGATGGATCTCAACCTGCCGGTCCTGAGCGGTTGGGAGGCGTGCAAGATAGCGGCCAATGATCCCGATCTTGCTCACATTCCCATGCTGGCGCTCACCGCCCACGCCCTTGAGCAAGAGCTCGAAAAGGCGCTGGACGCTGGGTGTAAAGACTACGCAACCAAACCGATAGACTTTCCTGTGCTACTTGAAAAAATCGCAGGACTGCTCAACCCATGAGCCTGCGCAAACGCCTTATCGTCTCCATGCTGACCATTTTAGCGTTGCTGTGCGTTAACGTAGGCACACATTTCTGGGGCAGTTTGGCCAGAAACGAGAGCATGATCGCCTATCGCGACTCCGTTCGCGCGGGTCAATTATCGGATGAAATAGAGCGTTTACTGGAAGACCAGCGACAGCAAGTTCTGGTCCTAGCCCTGCTAAAAGAGACTACGGGCGACAAACTCGGCGCGAGCGAACAACAAGCGGCGCTGGACAACATCGAAAGCATCAATCGTAAGGTACTGTCGCTCGGCCGCCTAAGCTGGGATGATACCGAGCAGACCTACCAGAATTTGAAAAGGTCTAACGATCAACTCCTCGAGCAATGGACTCGATTTTACGGGGGGTACAACGAGGAAGAACTCAACATAGATGTCGAAAACCCCCTGCTCTACCTAGAGACCAATCAACAACTGGACGCTTTAAAGCAGGAGCAAAGCAAGCTCGCGGTTGAGCGAGCCAGCATCATTGATAGCACCATTAAACTGACCGACCGCATCACGGTAGGGGCCTTTATAACCACCCTGTTCCTCACATTTTTGCTTGGATTTATTCTGGTTCGCTATACCAACCGCTCGTTCAAGCGGCTCCAAAAAGGGACCGAGCTGATCGGTGCGGGCGACTTGAGCTTTCGCATTCAAACGGCAGATCAATCCGGCGAACTTGCCGATTTGGGCCGTGCCTTCAATGACATGTCGGAAAAGTTAGCCAACGCCATCGGCGAAGTCCAAATGGCCAAAGAACAGGCCG
This region includes:
- the guaA gene encoding glutamine-hydrolyzing GMP synthase, yielding MTADIHAHRILILDFGSQYTQLIARRVREAGVYSEIKPYDMSEQAIRDYAPAGVILSGGPESVGADNSPRAPECVFDLGVPVLGICYGMQTMAEQFGGKVQASDTSEFGYAQIEVIAESALLHDIRDHVGISGASLLDVWMSHGDKVVQVPADFEVIAKTESCPIAAMAHRSKPFFGIQFHPEVTHTLQGQRLFEHFLLEICGCEALWTPANIVEDAIARVKTQVGGDKVLLGLSGGVDSSVVAALLHKAIGDQLTCVFVDNGLLRLNEGDQVMAMFAQNMGVKVIRADAEDLFLGKLEGVSDPEAKRKIIGNMFIEVFDQEATKLTDVNWLAQGTIYPDVIESAGAETGKAHVIKSHHNVGGLPEDMKMSLVEPLRELFKDEVRKIGLELGLPYDMVYRHPFPGPGLGVRILGEVKKPYAELLRRADAIFIEELHKADWYHKTSQAFAVFLPVKSVGVVGDGRRYEYVIALRAVETIDFMTARWAHLPYELLETVSNRIINEISGISRVTYDVSSKPPATIEWE
- the guaB gene encoding IMP dehydrogenase, which translates into the protein MLRIEQEALTFDDVLLLPGYSEVVASDVSLKTRLTRGIELNVPLVSAAMDTVTEAQLAIAIAQEGGIGVIHKSMTIEEQAAQVRKVKKYESGVVKSPITIQKSATLEELTDLTKANGISGVPVLDGKDLVGIVTRRDLRFETDFSKSVSQIMTPKEQLVTVKEGASSELVQQLLHQHRIEKILVVNDDFELCGMITVKDFDKAENYPLACKDGHGQLRVGASVGTSPDTDDRVAALVEAGVDVLVVDTAHGHSRNVLNRVKKIKAEYPHVQVIGGNIATGEAAIALAEAGADAVKVGIGPGSICTTRIVTGVGVPQITAIDNVVSALKEYDIPVIADGGIRFSGDIAKAIVAGADAVMMGSMFAGTEEAPGEVELYQGRTYKSYRGMGSLGAMSRTQGSSDRYFQDASKGAEKLVPEGIEGRVPYKGPLSGIIHQLMGGVRSAMGYTGSRTIEDMRTKPKFAKVTAAGMLESHVHDVAITKEAPNYPVR
- the xseA gene encoding exodeoxyribonuclease VII large subunit; the protein is MVGNFQPHNADTQEYTVSALNGAARRLLEGHFQILWVVGEISNFTRASSGHWYFSLKDDNAQVRCAMFKNRNQFLKFIPKHGDKVRLRAKVSLYEGRGEFQLIGEYIEPAGTGDLQLAFIQLKAQLEAEGLFAPERKKSIPSQVKRIGVITSAKGAALHDILSVLHGRWAGLEVIIADTPVQGAEAPAGLTYALHKLARFHETAPIDIVIIGRGGGSLEDLWAFNNEQLARTIAAYKIPTISAVGHETDFTICDWVADARAPTPSAAAAMASPDHSKAPSRIHEALVRLSKGYTAILKTKGTELRNSRARLRHPGELIEQRVLRIDELELRLKAQQSRLTQQKTAQYQQLFKRLSWHSPARNLRALNEQVLKLQTRLISGQQRLLSAHTGRHKQTEYVLHSLSPMRTVDRGYAILRNADGHVVTGVSGFAEKTKGSATLKDGQINFEVSAINPLNT
- a CDS encoding Crp/Fnr family transcriptional regulator, translated to MLEKVELFQGLSAEELAALSKTSSERSFPKNTVVIHENEPADSLFVIVSGKVKVYCSDKNGKEFIMNTQGPGDYFGELALVDDSLRSASVRTVEKSDFVVIYKDDFNAVLAAHPNIAKSLIRNLAQRVRKLTADVKSLALQDVYGRVANVLMDLSEERGDGTLFIPDKLTQQDIADRVGASREMVARILKDLTIGEYIRFEGRHIIINTRLPAKY
- a CDS encoding adenylate/guanylate cyclase domain-containing protein; this encodes MSSASTATALSTQRIVELSELLQDSLVSLDSADLVEESTLLAKSLSALATNTTQTLSRHDLLNHYTSACGYAEILLEELGNTTQEALQHGLTELVAAIRELSATPEAVAKASPSYKSDPRNTNVGSILVVDDQNDNRAVLNRLLSRVGHTVYTADSGEAALEQLSTQAIDVVLLDLSMPGMGGKTALTKIKADPKLRSIPVIVISGHQELDSVVECITAGADDYLFKPFNSVLLHARIAAGLERKQWHDREVNYLHQLEQREKFIRATFGRYLTDEIVADILEKPEGLRLGGDLKEVTILMADIRGFTQLCSQMPPEQVVSLLNGYLGTMTEIIMRHSGTIDEFLGDAILAVFGAPKDDPNHAQSAVACSIEMQQAVAAVNRQHQTSDLPQISTGIAINTGTVVAGNIGSDRRAKYGFVGTPMNVTSRIEDLCEANEILISETTMQALPNTDQLHDRGTHSLKGLGAPVRVFGVKWQQ
- a CDS encoding response regulator, yielding MSTKLLLVEDNELNRDMLTRRLLRKGFEVVTAEDGLEALEQMRQHQPDVVLMDLNLPVLSGWEACKIAANDPDLAHIPMLALTAHALEQELEKALDAGCKDYATKPIDFPVLLEKIAGLLNP
- a CDS encoding sensor histidine kinase translates to MSLRKRLIVSMLTILALLCVNVGTHFWGSLARNESMIAYRDSVRAGQLSDEIERLLEDQRQQVLVLALLKETTGDKLGASEQQAALDNIESINRKVLSLGRLSWDDTEQTYQNLKRSNDQLLEQWTRFYGGYNEEELNIDVENPLLYLETNQQLDALKQEQSKLAVERASIIDSTIKLTDRITVGAFITTLFLTFLLGFILVRYTNRSFKRLQKGTELIGAGDLSFRIQTADQSGELADLGRAFNDMSEKLANAIGEVQMAKEQADSANAAKSTFLANVSHELRTPLNAIIGYSEMIQEEVNDGEAINKDQLQEDLTKIVFSGRQLLTLINDVLDLAKIETGKMTIHPESFDPIATLHTVADSMAPLLNTQGNEMCWDIQGPLPCIHTDATKFRQIVTNLLSNANKFTEAGSITIRAGITDSQEQIWIEVRDTGIGMTDQQLGRIFEAFEQAERSTSSRYGGTGLGLSLCQEFAHMLGGDITASSTPNVGSSFIVTLPVNLELDPEDA